CTTGCTATGAATCATCCGTCGTTTCTGCGAGTTCCGGCTTTGGCGCTGGTCGCAGCAATTCTCGCGCTTCCCCAACCCGCGCCGGCGGCCGGCACGTCGACATTCTACGGGATCACCGTTCACATTTCCACGAACAATATCAAAGTCGAGGATCCCAAGACGCAACAGGTACTCAGCTTCGTGCTGCTGCCAAAGTTCGATCAAGTCTTCTCGGCCAATGGGAAGACGACGTATCAGATGAGCAAGATCAAAGCCGGCCAGTACGTAGGCATCATCTACGACCAGAAGGCACTCGGCGTGCGCCACGCCGACAAGATTTACATTCTAACCAGCAGCAACCAGCGAATCGGCGCGCAGTAGCCGTGCGCGATAGACCGCTGCGCTAGTATTCGTCAATGGGCTCGCGCGACGGGATATAATGGTGCGCGAAGTAGCTCATGGGATGCTGCGAGTAGCTGATCGGAATGAAGGGCCGAGGCGCCTGCGTGAAATCGAAGGAATCGATGATGCTGTTCGCGCGCACGTCTGACGTCCCCAGGCTTCCCAAACCCCAATTTTGTTCGATGAACTTGAGGACGCTGCCATCCTCGTATTGGGTATGTGAAATGTACCCCGGCTGGCTTGGAGTCGTTTCTTTGTCGTAGGCGGAAACGATCAGCATCGGAATCCGTGGGCCGAGTCCCTGGCCATCGAGCTGCGGCGGAGGAACGTTGTCGTACTCCCCGCCCCACTCGTCCCAAACGACGATAATGACGGTTGAAGGCCAATAGGCGCTCTCGCCGATTGCATTAACGACCGACGCAACCCAATCGGGGCCATTATCGTGAGCCGGCCCCGGGTGATCCGACGTTCCCGCGTCGGGAATCACGTAGGTGACGCCGGGCAGCTGCGCGTTGGAAACGTACTGGAAAATATCGGTTTCGGGAACGATGATGTTGCTGGTCCATTCGGGCCCGTTGCGTACGGCATTGATCGCGTCGAACGCGTCCCAAACGTAACTCCGAGATGGATTGGTGAAATAGAGCCACGAGATTCCCTTGGCGTCCAGGAGATCGCGGATCGTTGAATAGCTAAAGCACGGATACGGCCCCTTGTCGCGCAAATAATTGCCGCTTTGGGTGACGAGGCTCGTCACTGTTCCGGGCGGCGCCGTGCATCCCCAATTCGATGGCGACGGAAAATCGATAACGTTATCGTTGCCGATCGGCGTGCCGCCGGCGATGAAGTCCTGGTGGGCGGTGAAACTGCTGCTGCCCTGAGTGGAAAACATGTGATCGGCCAAGACCCAGTCCTGTGCTATCTGCCAATAGGGCGCGATGTATTTCGGATCGACATACCGATACGGATACGTACCGGCCGGAACTTTTTCGCCTTTGCGAAGCGCCCGCTCCACCTCGTTGAAACCGTCCATCCTTCCATTGTCGTACTCTTTGATAAACGAGAAGCGCTCGTGCCCCAGACTATTCGAATCGAGTCCTGCTTCAGTGAGCGGCACGACCGTGTCGCCGGAGGGACATTGCGAACCCGACGGGCGGCGGCCACGTGCCGCGGGGCCTCCCGATTTCATGCAGCCGTAGGTCGCCCCGACCGCACCGGGAAACGTCGCAAAAAAATCGTCAAACGAGCGATTCTCCTGTAAGACGATGACCACGTGTTGGATGTATGCCGAGCTGCTGCCCGAGCCGGTGTCGGAGCCGACGCCGGTTTTCAAACCGAGCGGGCCGGCGCCAGGCAGCGAGCCGACGCCAGGCGGCATGCCGGGGCCGTTCGATCCCGGCGAACCATTCGTGCCGGCGCACCCCGCGGCCAGTAGACCTGCGAACGCCGTGACGGCAAGAAGGTTCGTACGCGTTGCTCCAACCATGTTCCACGCTCCCTCGTAACCAAATGCAACGCAGATATTAGGCTTGGTCCTCACGGAACCCCGCTCGCCGGCTACTGGTAGTCGGGCGCCTCGTACTCCGAGCTTTGGTGCATGAAGAAGCTCGGTGGTTTCGGCGCCTTGATCTTCACGAACGCGCGCGGCGATTGGGAGAAATCGAAGCAATCCCCAGCGGGAGAGTTCGCGCGGGCGTCGGCGGCTGCCAGTTGACCCAGCCCGAACAAATCTTCGGCGAACCGTAGGACGCTTGCCGTTTCGTATTGAGTGTGCGAAACGTAATTCTGCTTTGCATACGGTGAGATCACGAGCAGGGGAACGCGAAAGCCGAGGCCGTCGTAGTCTTCAAAAGGCGGGGGTACCGGATCGTAAAGGCCGCCCCAATCGTCCCACTGCACGAAAATTGCCGTCGAGTTCCAAAACTTGCTCTGCCCAACCGTATTGACCAGCGCGGCGACCCATGACGGGCCGAAGCCGCCTGGGCAGTTGACGTGGTCGGAGTCGGAGCAGACTGGCGTGATCCAGGTAAAGTTCGAGAGCTTGCCCGCGCGCACGTCCGTGATGAACTTCCAGTTTGGCGAGATCACCTTTTTCCAGTCGGGGCCGTTGTAAATGTGGTTGATGGCTTGATAGCTCGACCAATAGGCCCCATCGCCGCTCGATGCGCTTCCGTAGGCGCTCGCGTAGAAGCGCCAGGAGAGGTGCGCTTTGTCGAGCTCGTCCCCCAGCGTCTGGTAGTCATAGCATGGGACGATGTTTTTGCCGTAGGTTCGCTGTTGGGTGATCGTCGGAACGCTGTCGCCCGATTTTTGCGAGCACCCCCAGGCGCCGTACGGAAGATCCACGCTCGACGCCGCCTGCGCGGCGATGACGTACTGGTGGCTGACGAAACTCTCGTCGAGATGGGATTGGAACATTCGATCGCCGAGCACCCACTCGTGGGCCATGTCGAAATACGGCTTGGAATCCTTGTGCGGAACGTAGACGTATTCGGGATTAGTCACTGGGCCGCCGAAATTCTCTTCATTGTTGAAGCCGTCGTTGCGGCAGTCGGTTCCGGGGAGGCTGCCGGTTCCGCGGCATGCTGCAAACATCGCCGCCGCCGAATGATCGATGACGTATTGATCCGACAACGGCACCGGGCGCAGTATGATGGTCTTACCGTGCGAATCTTTGCCCCTTTTCACCGTGAAAGCGCCCGGATACCCGTAAAACATGTCGTTGAAGCTGCGGTTTTCTTGAACGATGTAAACGACGTGCGTAATTTTGCCGGCACCGCTTCCGCTGAGCGATCGCAGCGGCGCGCCGTTCTGCATATACGGCAATGAAGACGAGGCGCCGGCCGAACATCCGGCCAGCGCAACGACGATCGCTGCGAAAGACATGCAGCGGACGAGCGAAAGATTCACGAGAATAGCCTCACTTTTAAGGGGACGATGATGATTCGGCGTTCATTGCGGATCGCCTTGCTGGACGATATGGGAACGTTGCATGAAGAACTTTCTTGAGCGCGCCGATGGAATCTCCGTGAACGCGCGCGGAGTCTGGGCGTAATCGAAAACGTCGCTGATGGGCCTTGCTCGAACGTCGGTCGTACCAAGCGAGCCGAGTTTCCAGTTTTGTTCGATATACGCCAAAATGCTGCCGAATTCGTATTGCGTATGTGAAATAAATCCACCCTTGCTGCCCGAGCCCGCTATCGCATACGGTGAAAGAACCAGCATTGGAACGCGGAAACCCAGGCCGCCGTACACGTCTTGAAACGGCGGCGCGACGTGATCGTAGAATCCGCCCCAGTCGTCCCAGACAACGACGATGGCCGTTGAGTTCCAATACGGACTTTCGCCGACGGCATCGACGACGCTGGCTACCCACGAGGGTCCGTCGTCGCACTTACAGGATTCGTCGGGGTGGTCGGAGTTGGCGTCTTCGGGAATCACCCACGAAACGGCTGGAAGTTTTTGGTTCGTAATATCGCCGAAGATATTCGTCTCCGGCCACGACACCTTGGTCCCCCACTCTGGGCCATAGCGAACCGGATAGATCAGATCGAACGCATTTAACTCGCCGCCGTCGCAGTTGAAGCTGCCGACGCAATCCGAACTCGGCGTACAGCCGGGCTGATCCTTGGCGCTAAAGCACGGCGTGTAATACTTCCAGGAAACTCCCTTCGCGTCGAGCAGGTCGCGCATCGTGCTGTAGCCGGGCAGGGAATTATAGTCGGGAAATTTATTGCTGCACGGAAACGGACCGTTGTCGCCGACTTGGCCAAGGATATCGATGGTGTGAGTCTTGATGGTGTCGCTAGTAGCGTCACAGCCCCACGGGAAGCCGGTGGGGTTATCGACCAGGCTCAAGGTCGACGACGACGGCGACGCGAGATCGCAAGAAGGATTTGCGGTGAAGCAGGTGCCGCCACGAATCAAATCTTGATGGGCGGTGAAGCTGCCGCTGCCCTGTGTCTGAAACATCTGGTCGGCCAAAACCCACTGTTCGGCGATATCCCAATACGGCGCGATGTCGGATTCGGTGACGTACTGATACGGCAATGTCCCAGCCGGCGGCGCGTTGGGACATGCGCCCTGGCCTTCGAGGTTAAAGCCGTCCATATTGCCGCCGTTGAAATCGGTCTCGAAGGCGCTATGACAATGCTGCAAGTCCGTTCGCAATAGCAGCGTGTGCGCCTTAAGGCGAATCCAATGGTCGACGTAGCCGCTTCCTTTGGGGATCTGCTCTTTGCCGCGGCTCGCCCCGTCGGCCCCGGGAAAGTGAGCGAAGAGATTGTCGAAGCTTCGATTCTCTTGAACGATGATCACGACGTGCTTGATCGGCGACTTCCCACCGCCGTCGTGCCTGGCAAGTGGGGTAACGCCGGAAGCCGATGGTCCGCCGCCGCTACAAGCGAGCAGTGCGAGGTTCAGCCCGAGCCCGGCAACTAACCGATACAACGCTCGAGGCGCCACCGCCGCTCTTACTCGCTATCCGGCGCGATGCCCGAAGGAGGTTGGCGCAAAAAATACGCCCGCGAATACTGCGATGGAATCTTCTGAAACGTGCGCGGCGACATGGTGAAGTCGAATGCGTTGCCGATGCTGGTGGAATGCGCATCGTTGTTGCCGAGGGAGCCGAGGTCCCATGTCTCTTCGACGAAGCGAAGGATGCTGCCGAATTCGTAAATGGTGTGGTCGACGTGCGGCTTGACGTACGGTGAAACGATCAGCATCGGAACGCGGAAGCCCGGACCTCCCGCCCAGTTAAAGGGCCGCGGCGGCGCCACGTGATCGTAGAAGCCGCCCCAATCGTCCCAGAGCACGACCACTGCCGTTGATTTCCAATACGAGCTGGTACCAACGGCATTCACAACCTGAGCTATCCACGACGGACCGGTATCTGCGGGCGGTCCGCTCTGACCGCAGGGCGGATGCTTGTATTCGGCAGGATGGTCGGAGTTGAGTGCGTCCGGGGTAATCCAGGAGACGGCCGGGAGCTCTTTCTTTGAAATGTCGCTAAAGAAAACGTTGCTGCTGCGCGTCACGTTCTTGCGCCACTCCGGACTGTAACGCACCGCTTTGATCGCGTCGTAGGCACTCCAAATGCCCGCGGTGTCGCCGTTTTGGCAGCCGCTCTCCTTTTGCACCGGCATGGCGTAAAATTTCCACGAGACGCTTTTGGCGTCGAGCAGATCGCGCATCGTCGCGTACGATAGGCACGGGAACGGTCCGGCGTATCGATAGACTTCTTGGCTACCCTTTTTGATGATCGCTGTTCTTACACTCGAATTAGCGTCACATCCCCACGGAAAGAACGTTGGGTTGTCGATGAGCGCCTCGTTCGAAGATATCTGCGTCCCACCGGCGATCAAATCTTGGTGGGCCGTAAAGCTTCCGCTTCCTTGCGTTTGAAAGGTGTGATCCGCGAGAACGTATTGCTTAGCAATATCCCAGTACGGTGCGATCTCGGCCGGATTGACGTATTGATAGGTGTACGTGCAAGAAGGCGTACCGCTTCCGTCGGCCTCGAAACCGGTTAGGTCGAAACCGTCCATCTTCTGTTGGTCGCGCTCGAGTTCGAAACCGCTATGAATATGGTCGAGGTCGTTGTCGGCTCCGAAGTTCTTCGGGAAACCTTTGCCGGTGAGCGAGACTTTGGTTAGCGGGATGCTCGTCGGTTGGGTGACGACCTGCTGACCGGCTTGCGCACAGGCCTGCGCGACGTCAGCCGGCATCGCGGCCGCTTTACCGGTCGTCGTGCCATCGGCCCCGGGAAACGTTGAAAAGAGGTTATCGAAACTGCGATTTTCCTGAATCACAATGACAACGTGCTTGATGGGTGACGGACTCGATGCATCGCGCGTTTGCGCGCCAGGCGGCAGCGGCGCGCCTGCGGGCGATCCGCCACCGCTACAGGCGACGATGCCGGCAGCGATAGCGAAGGCAAAGAGTATTACACTGACGTGAATGCGCATGGATCTCATTCTGAATCGGGCGGTACGCCCGAGGGCTTTTGATCGAGGAAGAACCGGCGCGAGTACTTTGCCGGTATCGTCTGAAACGGCCGCGGCGACTGACTAAAATTGAAGGCCGTGCCGATGCTCGTCGCGCGCTTGTCTTCTTGCCCGAGCGTTCCAAGCCCCCAGTTGTTTTCGATGAAACGAAGCACGCTGGTCGTTTCGTATTGCGTGTGCTCGACGTGCGGCTGGACGTACGGAGAGATGATGATCATCGGAAAGCGGAACCCGAGGCCGCCCTGATCGTCGTAGAACGGCGGCGTTACGTGATCGTAGTAGCCGCCCCAGTCGTCCCAGAGCACGACGATGGCGCAGCTCTTCCAGTATTTGCTCGTGCCGACGGCATTGACAATCGACGCCACCCAGGACGGACCGGTATCCTTCCCTTCGGCGGGATGATCGGAGTTCGCGGCGTCGGGCGTAACCCACGACACGGCGGGCAATCGCCCGTCTTGAATGTCGGCAAAAATTTTCGTGTCTTTGAACGTCACCTTCGTTCCCCACTCTTTACTGTAGCGAACGTTTTGAATCGCGTCGAAAGCGCTCCAAATCCCCGGGCCATCGTTCCCTTTCGAATACCACGGATAAACCTTATCGGCATAGAACTTCCAAGAAACGCCGGCCCCGTCGAGTTTATCGCGGATCGTGCCGTTCGGGTAGGTAAGGCATGGGAACGGCCCTTTGAAGCCTTCGTACTGACCGTAAATCGTGAGCAGATTCGTTACCGTGCCTTCGTTGGTCGGCCCGGGTGACCGGGCATCGCATCCCCACGGGAAGTAGCTGGGATCGTCGATGATGCTCGACGTCGCGTTGATTTGGGTGCCCCCGGCGATCAATGCCTGGTGAGCGGTAAAGCTTTCGCTGCCCTGCGTCTGAAAGGCGTTGTCCGCAAGCACGTACTGCTGCGCCAATGTCCAATACGGTTGGATGTCGGACGGATTGACGTACTGATAGGTATACGTGCAGGTCGGGTGACCCGAGCCGCTGCCCGAGCCGTTTGCGCCGGAATACGAAAGATCGAATCCGTCGTTGCGGCAGGGATTGGACGCGTTCGGCTGATTCGCAGCCGAATCGCAGTCTAAAAGATAGCCGTGCCGGTAATCGTGCGCGAGATCTTGATTGTGATCGAAGTTGCCAGGAAAGCCGTTGCCTTGCAAATCCACTTCGGTTAGCGGAACGGTCGTCGGATACGTAATGACGGGTTGCGGAGGCGATTGGTTCGCGCAGAAGCTGGCGACGGGCGAAGACATCGGCTCGGCACCACCGACGGTCGTGCCGTTCGCGCCGTTAAACGTCGAAAAAAGATTGTCGAAACTGCGATTCTCTTGAATGACAACGATGACGTGAGAGATCGGCGTGCTTGCCGCGCCGCGGGTGACTCGGACCGCGGGAAGTGTGCTGCTAACTGAACTCGTGCTACCCGTGCATGCGACCACGCCCCCGGCCGCGACGAGCAAAAAAAATATGAATCCAGCCGCTCGATACTGCAAGCCCATCCCTCCGTTCAGGCGTTCCTACTTGGCGGGGTGCCCGCAACGACTCCTCTTAACGACGAAAGTTAACTTTCGCACAGCGCATGCGACGCGTTCTCAATCGTAGCTTTCGCGCACGGTCTCCAGCAGCGTTTGTCCAAACTCGACGATCTCGCCGTCGCCGTCGAGCACGTCGACGCTGAATCCGGGATAGAGACTAATAAAGCGTTCTTGCTTCCATCGCGCAACCGACCATCGATCGCGCGCACCTTTCTCGTAGGGCCAGGGTGGCATCCCGTCTCGATCCGAACGAATGTCGCGCCCTTCGGACGTCCGAATACGGACTTGAAATCCTTCGACGCGAGCGACCTTCATTTCCAGCGTTCCGATTTTCATGGACGTTTGTCGAACATTTTCATTTTGAAGTGGTCGGGCTGACTGGATTCGAACCAGCGATCTCTAGTCCCCCAGACTAGCGCGATAACCAAGCTTCGCTACAGCCCGCACGCCCTTATGAGGCTCACGGTGACACGGCCGATACACTCTTGCGTGTCTTCTTCTTTCTCGATACGCCTGCAACGGCTTCTTTAAGCGACCGGCCGGCGACGAACGTCGGCACGTTACGCGCGGCGATGGAGATTTTTTCGCCCGTCTTTGGATTGCGTCCCTCGCGTGCTTGACGCGCTCGAACCACGAAGCTGCCAAAAGGATTGAGCGCGACGCGATCGCCTTTCTGTAAAGCGACTTTGATTTCGTTCAAAATACAATCGACAATCTGACCTGCTTGACGCCTGGAAACCGCCGCTCGGTCGGCGACGGCATCGATAACATCGGCTTTTGTCAACGTCGCATGCTCCTATCGGCGGCGCGATGCGGCGCATCGCTCAACGGGAAGCCGCCGATGTCAGGTATACGCAAGCAGCGTGTGCCCTCCTTCCCGAGCGCCGGCCTCAGCGCTCGACCATATCGCGCAACGCGCGCAAAGCGAGCGCGTAGCCCGTCGCCCCCAATCCGCTCACAACGCCGCGGCAAGCGGACGCCGTGACGCTAACGCGGCGAAAAGGTTCCCGCGCGGCCACATTCGAGAGATGGACCTCGATCGTTGGAATGCCGATCGCGGCGATGGCGTCGGCAATTGCATACGAATAATGCGCGTATGCGCCCGGATTGATCACGACGCCGGAATACGTGGTTCGCGCAACCTGCAACGCGTCGACGATCGCCCCTTCCGCATTATACTGCTCGCAACGAATCTCCAGACCGAGTTCCTCGGCGGCGGCAGCGATTGCATCGTTGAGCTGCGCGAGCGTTTGCGTGCCATAAATCTCGGGCTCACGTTCGCCGAGAAGATTGAGGTTTGGCCCGTGAAGCACCAAAACGCGCATCGTAGCGCTTTCTTTGAAGGAAAAGCGCCGGCCTCCGAACCAGTCGCGCTTATGCCCGACACCCTGCTTGCGGCCTCGAATCTGGACTCGGGTATCGCACTCGTCGCCGCAATTACGACCGATCTCGTTGCGGAACTCCGGGATCGGCACGACCTGTGGCCGACGGCGACTGCCGCCGTGGGGAGGTTGACGACGGGCGCCGCTCTCTTTGGCGTGGGTCTCAAAGGAAACGAACGCGTT
This Candidatus Eremiobacterota bacterium DNA region includes the following protein-coding sequences:
- a CDS encoding HU family DNA-binding protein; this translates as MTKADVIDAVADRAAVSRRQAGQIVDCILNEIKVALQKGDRVALNPFGSFVVRARQAREGRNPKTGEKISIAARNVPTFVAGRSLKEAVAGVSRKKKTRKSVSAVSP
- the aroQ gene encoding type II 3-dehydroquinate dehydratase — encoded protein: MRVLVLHGPNLNLLGEREPEIYGTQTLAQLNDAIAAAAEELGLEIRCEQYNAEGAIVDALQVARTTYSGVVINPGAYAHYSYAIADAIAAIGIPTIEVHLSNVAAREPFRRVSVTASACRGVVSGLGATGYALALRALRDMVER